One Bombus fervidus isolate BK054 chromosome 2, iyBomFerv1, whole genome shotgun sequence DNA segment encodes these proteins:
- the Vha100-2 gene encoding V-type ATPase subunit a family protein Vha100-2 isoform X2 — MGALFRSEQMALCQLFIQPEAAYLSVSELGETGTVQFRDLNGDVNYFQRKFVNEVRRCDEMERKLRYIEAEVRKDGVPIADNLTQLPRAPNPRMIIDLEAHLEETENDILELSQNAVNLKSNYLELTELRHVLEKTQVFFTEEEANDSITRTLINEEPQNPSASSRGRLEFVAGVISRERIPAFERMLWRISRGNVFLRQAELDKPLEDPATGNQIFKTVFVAFFQGEQLKSRIRKVCSGFHASLYPCPHSHADREDMVKGVRTRLEDLNLVLNQTQDHRQRVLHNVAKELPNWTIMVRKMKAIYHTMNLFNVDVTKKCLIGECWVPVADLTIVRDCLTEGSRLCGSTIPSFLNVIYTNEDPPTFNRTNKFTRGFQNLIDAYGVASYREANPALYTIITFPFLFSVMFGDCGHGIILSLFAVYMIALEKKFMAQKSASEIWNIFFAGRYIILLMGLFSIYTGIIYNDVFSKSFNIFGSSWHISYEDTIKQDDMIELNPATSNYVQVPYPLGMDPVWVLADNKIIFLNSYKMKLSIIFGVVHMIFGVFMSIPNIMHFKRYSSLFLEFLPQLLFLVLLFFYLVVLMFVKWVLYDPAATDHRYSPSCAPSVLITFINMILQGHATVPLGCSEFMFPGQSILQKVCVILALLCVPVMLLGKPLLFLFQKKRQEGRVMSNGTPSQDIELQTEGLQNNAAVSQATDAHESETFGEVMIHQVIHTIEYVLSTISHTASYLRLWALSLAHGQLSEVLWNMVLRKGLGATEDNYVQSVILFLTFAAWASFTVAILVMMEGLSAFLHTLRLHWVEFMSKFYDGQGYPFQPFCFKTILDAEESED; from the exons ATGGGTGCATTATTCAGGAGCGAGCAGATGGCCCTCTGCCAGTTGTTTATTCAACCAGAGGCGGCCTATCTTTCCGTTTCCGAACTCGGGGAAACGGGCACGGTGCAGTTTCGTGAT CTCAATGGCGAtgtgaattattttcaacgaaaattCGTCAACGAAGTGCGTCGATGCGACGAGATGGAACGGAAACTTCGGTACATCGAAGCTGAAGTGAGGAAGGACGGAGTACCGATTGCTGATAACCTCACCCAACTACCACGGGCACCGAATCCTCGTATGATCATAGATCTCGAG GCCCATCTCGAGGAAACGGAGAACGACATTTTAGAGCTGAGCCAAAACGCGGTGAACCTGAAGAGTAACTACCTCGAGTTGACGGAATTGCGACACGTGCTCGAGAAGACTCAAGTATTTTTCACGGAG GAAGAGGCCAATGACTCGATCACCAGGACGCTAATTAACGAGGAACCACAGAATCCAAGCGCGTCAAGTCGGGGACGTCTCGA gtTCGTTGCTGGAGTAATAAGCCGAGAACGAATACCAGCTTTCGAGAGAATGTTGTGGCGAATATCCCGtggaaatgtatttttacGTCAAGCTGAGCTCGATAAGCCATTGGAAGATCCAGCTACT ggtaatcaaatttttaaaacggtGTTCGTCGCGTTTTTCCAAGGAGAGCAGCTGAAGAGCCGTATCAGGAAAGTTTGCAGTGGTTTTCATGCGTCTTTGTACCCATGTCCGCACAGCCACGCGGATCGTGAGGATATGGTGAAAGGCGTTCGAACGCGACTGGAAGACTTGAACTTG GTTTTAAATCAAACGCAAGATCATCGTCAAcgcgtgttacataacgttgccAAGGAGTTGCCCAATTGGACGATTATGGTTCGAAAGATGAAGGCTATTTATCATACGATGAATCTGTTCAACGTGGACGTAACAAAAAAGTGCCTTATAGGAGAATGTTGGGTACCTGTTGCGGACCTCACCATTGTCCGAGACTGTCTCACGGAAGGATCG CGTCTCTGTGGTAGTACGATACCATCGTTCCTCAATGTTATCTACACGAACGAAGATCCTCCGACGTTTAACAGGACCAACAAGTTCACCAGAGGTTTTCAAAATTTGATCGACGCTTACGGCGTAGCATCGTATCGCGAAGCTAATCCAGCTCTTTATACGATTATCACTTTCCCTTTCCTATTTAGCGTCATGTTCGGCGATTGTGGACACG gtatAATTTTGAGCCTGTTCGCTGTATATATGATCGCGTTGGAGAAGAAGTTTATGGCGCAAAAGTCAGCGTCCGAAAtttggaatatattttttgccGGACGTTATATTATCCTTCTTATGGGTTTGTTTTCCATTTACACTGGCATCATCTACAATGACGTGTTCTCAAAGTCATTTAACATATTCGGGTCTAGTTGGCACATATCGTATGAAGATACAATCAAGCAAGATGATATGATTGAGTTGAATCCAGCTACCAGTAATTACGTGCAAGTGCCTTATCCATTGGGTATGGATCCTGTTTGGGTATTAGCCGATAAcaagataatatttttgaattcgTACAAAATGAAGCTGTCGATCATCTTCGGTGTCGTGCACATGATCTTTGGCGTGTTCATGAGTATCCCTAATATTAT GCATTTCAAGAGATACTCGAGCTTATTCCTAGAATTCTTGCCACAGTTACTTTtccttgttttattatttttctatctgGTAGTTTTGATGTTCGTTAAATGGGTTTTATATGATCCGGCTGCAACAG accATAGATACAGTCCTTCGTGCGCACCATCGGTTTTGATTACGTTTATTAATATGATACTGCAGGGTCACGCTACCGTGCCGCTTGGTTGTTCGGAGTTCATGTTTCCGGGTCAGTCTATTCTTCAGAAGGTTTGCGTGATACTCGCTCTGTTATGTGTGCCTGTAATGCTTCTTGGCAAGCCTCTTCTCTTCTTATTCCAGAAGAAGAGACAAGAAGGGCGAGTCATG AGCAATGGAACTCCATCTCAAGACATCGAATTGCAAACCGAAGGTTTACAAAATAATGCAGCTGTTAGTCAAGCCACCGATGCTCACGAATCGGAAACATTCGGTGAAGTGATGATACACCAGGTTATTCATACTATAGAATATGTTCTCTCAACGATATCTCACACTGCCTCTTATCTACGTTTATGGGCTTTGTCGTTGGCCCATGGACAACTTTCCGAAGTGTTGTGGAATATGGTGTTACGCAAAGGTTTAGGTGCTACCGAGGATAACTATGTACAAAGCGTTATATTGTTTTTGACATTCGCTGCGTGGGCCTCTTTCACCGTCGCCATCCTTGTGATGATGGAAGGGCTATCGGCTTTTCTTCATACCCTCCGGCTTCATTG ggTAGAGTTTATGAGCAAATTCTACGATGGCCAGGGTTATCCTTTTCAGCCATTCTGTTTCAAAACTATCTTAGATGCGGAAGAATCCGAAGACTAA
- the Vha100-2 gene encoding V-type ATPase subunit a family protein Vha100-2 isoform X1: MGALFRSEQMALCQLFIQPEAAYLSVSELGETGTVQFRDLNGDVNYFQRKFVNEVRRCDEMERKLRYIEAEVRKDGVPIADNLTQLPRAPNPRMIIDLEAHLEETENDILELSQNAVNLKSNYLELTELRHVLEKTQVFFTEKNQDSYLLLYQQEEANDSITRTLINEEPQNPSASSRGRLEFVAGVISRERIPAFERMLWRISRGNVFLRQAELDKPLEDPATGNQIFKTVFVAFFQGEQLKSRIRKVCSGFHASLYPCPHSHADREDMVKGVRTRLEDLNLVLNQTQDHRQRVLHNVAKELPNWTIMVRKMKAIYHTMNLFNVDVTKKCLIGECWVPVADLTIVRDCLTEGSRLCGSTIPSFLNVIYTNEDPPTFNRTNKFTRGFQNLIDAYGVASYREANPALYTIITFPFLFSVMFGDCGHGIILSLFAVYMIALEKKFMAQKSASEIWNIFFAGRYIILLMGLFSIYTGIIYNDVFSKSFNIFGSSWHISYEDTIKQDDMIELNPATSNYVQVPYPLGMDPVWVLADNKIIFLNSYKMKLSIIFGVVHMIFGVFMSIPNIMHFKRYSSLFLEFLPQLLFLVLLFFYLVVLMFVKWVLYDPAATDHRYSPSCAPSVLITFINMILQGHATVPLGCSEFMFPGQSILQKVCVILALLCVPVMLLGKPLLFLFQKKRQEGRVMSNGTPSQDIELQTEGLQNNAAVSQATDAHESETFGEVMIHQVIHTIEYVLSTISHTASYLRLWALSLAHGQLSEVLWNMVLRKGLGATEDNYVQSVILFLTFAAWASFTVAILVMMEGLSAFLHTLRLHWVEFMSKFYDGQGYPFQPFCFKTILDAEESED, from the exons ATGGGTGCATTATTCAGGAGCGAGCAGATGGCCCTCTGCCAGTTGTTTATTCAACCAGAGGCGGCCTATCTTTCCGTTTCCGAACTCGGGGAAACGGGCACGGTGCAGTTTCGTGAT CTCAATGGCGAtgtgaattattttcaacgaaaattCGTCAACGAAGTGCGTCGATGCGACGAGATGGAACGGAAACTTCGGTACATCGAAGCTGAAGTGAGGAAGGACGGAGTACCGATTGCTGATAACCTCACCCAACTACCACGGGCACCGAATCCTCGTATGATCATAGATCTCGAG GCCCATCTCGAGGAAACGGAGAACGACATTTTAGAGCTGAGCCAAAACGCGGTGAACCTGAAGAGTAACTACCTCGAGTTGACGGAATTGCGACACGTGCTCGAGAAGACTCAAGTATTTTTCACGGAG AAGAATCAAGATTCGTATCTTCTTCTATATCAACAGGAAGAGGCCAATGACTCGATCACCAGGACGCTAATTAACGAGGAACCACAGAATCCAAGCGCGTCAAGTCGGGGACGTCTCGA gtTCGTTGCTGGAGTAATAAGCCGAGAACGAATACCAGCTTTCGAGAGAATGTTGTGGCGAATATCCCGtggaaatgtatttttacGTCAAGCTGAGCTCGATAAGCCATTGGAAGATCCAGCTACT ggtaatcaaatttttaaaacggtGTTCGTCGCGTTTTTCCAAGGAGAGCAGCTGAAGAGCCGTATCAGGAAAGTTTGCAGTGGTTTTCATGCGTCTTTGTACCCATGTCCGCACAGCCACGCGGATCGTGAGGATATGGTGAAAGGCGTTCGAACGCGACTGGAAGACTTGAACTTG GTTTTAAATCAAACGCAAGATCATCGTCAAcgcgtgttacataacgttgccAAGGAGTTGCCCAATTGGACGATTATGGTTCGAAAGATGAAGGCTATTTATCATACGATGAATCTGTTCAACGTGGACGTAACAAAAAAGTGCCTTATAGGAGAATGTTGGGTACCTGTTGCGGACCTCACCATTGTCCGAGACTGTCTCACGGAAGGATCG CGTCTCTGTGGTAGTACGATACCATCGTTCCTCAATGTTATCTACACGAACGAAGATCCTCCGACGTTTAACAGGACCAACAAGTTCACCAGAGGTTTTCAAAATTTGATCGACGCTTACGGCGTAGCATCGTATCGCGAAGCTAATCCAGCTCTTTATACGATTATCACTTTCCCTTTCCTATTTAGCGTCATGTTCGGCGATTGTGGACACG gtatAATTTTGAGCCTGTTCGCTGTATATATGATCGCGTTGGAGAAGAAGTTTATGGCGCAAAAGTCAGCGTCCGAAAtttggaatatattttttgccGGACGTTATATTATCCTTCTTATGGGTTTGTTTTCCATTTACACTGGCATCATCTACAATGACGTGTTCTCAAAGTCATTTAACATATTCGGGTCTAGTTGGCACATATCGTATGAAGATACAATCAAGCAAGATGATATGATTGAGTTGAATCCAGCTACCAGTAATTACGTGCAAGTGCCTTATCCATTGGGTATGGATCCTGTTTGGGTATTAGCCGATAAcaagataatatttttgaattcgTACAAAATGAAGCTGTCGATCATCTTCGGTGTCGTGCACATGATCTTTGGCGTGTTCATGAGTATCCCTAATATTAT GCATTTCAAGAGATACTCGAGCTTATTCCTAGAATTCTTGCCACAGTTACTTTtccttgttttattatttttctatctgGTAGTTTTGATGTTCGTTAAATGGGTTTTATATGATCCGGCTGCAACAG accATAGATACAGTCCTTCGTGCGCACCATCGGTTTTGATTACGTTTATTAATATGATACTGCAGGGTCACGCTACCGTGCCGCTTGGTTGTTCGGAGTTCATGTTTCCGGGTCAGTCTATTCTTCAGAAGGTTTGCGTGATACTCGCTCTGTTATGTGTGCCTGTAATGCTTCTTGGCAAGCCTCTTCTCTTCTTATTCCAGAAGAAGAGACAAGAAGGGCGAGTCATG AGCAATGGAACTCCATCTCAAGACATCGAATTGCAAACCGAAGGTTTACAAAATAATGCAGCTGTTAGTCAAGCCACCGATGCTCACGAATCGGAAACATTCGGTGAAGTGATGATACACCAGGTTATTCATACTATAGAATATGTTCTCTCAACGATATCTCACACTGCCTCTTATCTACGTTTATGGGCTTTGTCGTTGGCCCATGGACAACTTTCCGAAGTGTTGTGGAATATGGTGTTACGCAAAGGTTTAGGTGCTACCGAGGATAACTATGTACAAAGCGTTATATTGTTTTTGACATTCGCTGCGTGGGCCTCTTTCACCGTCGCCATCCTTGTGATGATGGAAGGGCTATCGGCTTTTCTTCATACCCTCCGGCTTCATTG ggTAGAGTTTATGAGCAAATTCTACGATGGCCAGGGTTATCCTTTTCAGCCATTCTGTTTCAAAACTATCTTAGATGCGGAAGAATCCGAAGACTAA